The sequence below is a genomic window from Candidatus Nanopelagicales bacterium.
GCGCTCGTAGAACGCCGCCAGCGCCGACCCGAGGCCGGCCGGGTAGCCCTCCTCGGCCGGCAGCTCACCGGAGCGGGATGCGAACTCCCGCAACGCCTCCGCCCAGCGGGAGGTCGAGTCCGCGATGACGACCGCATGCATCCCCATGTCGCGGAAGTACTCCGCGACCGCGACACCGGTGTAGATGCTCGCCTCGCGCGCCATCATCGGCATGTTCGACGTGTTCGCCACCACGACGGTGCGCTCCGACAGCCGGCCGCCGCTGCGCGGGTCGACCAACTCGGTGAGCTCGGAGACGACGTCGGCCATCTCGTTGCCGCGTTCGCCGCAGCCGACGTAGACGATGACGTCCGCGCGCGACCACTTCGCTATCTGCTGGAGCAGCACGGTCTTTCCGGTGCCGAAACCACCTGGTACGGCTGCGGTTCCGCCCAGAGCGACGGGGTACAGCAGGTCCAGCACCCGTTGGCCGGTGACCAGCGGGCGGCCGCCGTCCAGCCGTCGCCGGTACGGACGAGGCACCCGCACCGGCCAGCGCTGGGTCATCGAGACCGGGTGGCCGCCCACGACCGCCAGCGGGGTGTCCGCCTCGTACGGGCCTCCCGCGACGAGCTCGTCGACTGCTCCTGACAAGCCCGGTGGCACCAGCACCCGCAGCCGCAACGGGCCGGAACCGGTGACCGTCCCCAGCGAGCCGCCGGCGGCGACCCGGTCGCCCCGGGACATGGTCGGCTCGAAGCGCCAGGTCCGGACGTCCTCGTGCCGCGGCGCCCCAGGGCTGAGCCAGGTGCCCGCGCCGTCGAGCGGACGGAGCAGCCCGTCGTAGACGCCGCCGAGCAACCCGGGCCCGAGGGGTGCCGACAGCGGCTCGCCGCGCGGCGTCACGAGCGCCCCGGGGGCGAGGCCGCCGGTGTACTCGTACGCCTGCACCGTGGCGCGCCCACCGGTGAGGGCGACCACCTCGCCCATGAGGTGCTCGGGCCCGATCTCGACCACCTCGGACATGGTGGCGTCGGGTAGCCCCTCGACCTCGACCAGCGGTCCGCTCACGCGCCGGACCAGGCCGTGGGCGGCGCGGCCCTCGGCGGCGAGGTGCACGGAGCCGCTCACGACCGCCACAGCTCCTCGACCTCGGGGCCGATCCGGTCGAGGACCTCGTCGGCCAGACCGTCCAGGGTGTACGAGACGCTGCGGCTGCCGAGCACCCCGACGACGCCGCCCCGGTCGACCTCGTGCACCGCGGACCCGGACCCGAGGTCGCGGGCGGCACGGGCCGCCAGCGCCGCTCGCGCGGCGGGGTAGTCCGGGTGGTGCCGCAGCGCGGCCCCCGCGTCGCGCGCGGCGCGGCGCAGGGACTCGTAGGCCGTCCGGTGCGCGGCCAGGACGACGGAGCGCGCGGACCGCTCGGTGCGCGAGCGCTCCCTCGCCAGCACCTCGGCGGCGTCGAGCTCGCCCTGCTCGCGCGCCTGCGCCAGCAGGGTCTCGGCCTGCTCGCGCGCGTCCGCGACCACGCGGTCGGCGTGGGCGTCGGCCTCGGCGAGCATCGCGTCCGCGTCGGCGCGGGCCCGCCGCAGCAGCGCGCGGCGCAGCGGCTCCAGCGGGTCCGGCGTGCCGCCGGCCCGTTCCTGCACGCCCATCTGCGTGGTCGTCACGGCGGCATCACCACCGTGAGCCGGTCACCGGTGCGCGGTCGGCCGACCAGCGCGTCGCTGGCCCGGGGGGTGAGCACGACCACCGCCACGTCCGCGGGCAGGGAGCTCCACCGCGCCCGCACCTGCTCGGCGTCCTCGGCCGGGAGGACCAGGACGCCCGCCAGCCCGAGGCCCTGCACCCGCGGGGCCTCACCGATGGCGGCGACCCTGGCCATGTCACGCGTTGCCGATCAGGATGACCGCGACGATCAGCCCGTAGATGGCGATGCCCTCCGACAGGCCGACGATGACCATCGCCCGGCCGAACAGCTCCGGCCGCTCGCTCATCGTGGCCAGCGCTGCCGCGCCGGTGTACGCCACGGCGATGGCGGCGCCGATCGACGAGCCGGCGACGGCGATGGCGGCGCCGAGCAGCGCCGCCCAGTTCGACCCGGCCGCGGCGGTGGCATCCCCGTCGGCCGCGATGACTGCCGACGAGACCGACTGCGCAGCACCGGGATCCGCCGTCGCGACGGCCACCACGACCGCAAGCGCGGCGAGCAGGAGCAGCGCGTTCACCGCGACGAGGACGCGCACGGCCGCACCTGATCCGGACCGGAGGGCGACCCGGGTGGCCATCGCGGCCACGACGAGGACGGGCAGGGCCAGCAGCCAGGCGGTCATGGCGCACGCTCCGAGGAGACGGGCAGGTGCCAGGCCTGGAACGGCCGGCCCTCTGCGACGAACACGCGGGAGAACAGCTCGTAGTACTCCAGCCGCAGCGCCTGGACGCCGGCGACGACGGCCTGCAGGGTGAAGGTCAGCACGTTGCCGACGACGAACAGCAGCACGGCACCCAACGCTGCCGGCACCGAGCCGACGTCCCACAGCGCGGTGGTCCCCTGCCACACGATCGCGCCGAGCGCGGCGTGCGCCAGCCCGAACGCGGCCAGCCGGGCGAAGGACACCAGGTTGGTGCCGAGGCGGATCACCCCGTCGAACAGCTCGACCCCGGCCTGCGCCGCGCCGCCCGCCCCGCCGCCGGACCCGGCGTACAGGCCGACGTACGCCAGCACCAGGCCGGCGCAGGCGATCCCGACGCCGGCCCACACGAGCCAGCCGGTTCCGGCGTACGCGCCGAGGGCCAGCAGTCCCAGCCCGAGGAACAGCGCGATCCCGGCGATGCCCGATGGAGCGACCAGCGCGTAGCGCCACCCGCCCTCGCGCCACCGGTTCACGGTCCCGAGGACGTAGGCCCCCGACAGCAGGCAGGCCCCGATGCCGACCGACACCAGCAGGAGCAGGACCGGCTCCTCCAGCGGCTCGATCCACAGCACCGGCAGCACCCCGGTGGGGCCGAAGAACTCGCCGAACAGCACGCCGAAGAAGGTGGCGGACACGCCCGCACCGACCAGGAACGGCCAGATGGAGCGGAATCGGGACAGCCGGCGGGGCCGGCCGAGACGCAGCAGCAGTCCGCCCAGCACCAGCAGGGCACCCTGGCCCGCGTCGGCGAACATCATCCCGTACATGACGACGAAGGCCAGGCCGGCGACCACGGTCGGGTCGACGTCGACGTACGGCACCGTGGCGTAGGTGTCCATCAGCGGGGCGAACGAGCGGTTGAGACCGCCGCGGGTGTGCACCAGCGTCGGCGGGTCCACCCCGCGTGGAGCCGGCAGCGGGACGACGGCCGCACCCCGCGGCTCGAGGGCGGCAGCGAGGGGCGCGACCTGCTCCTCGGGCACCCACCCGGTGACCCCGGCGACCAGGCCCCGGTGGACTGCGGCAGCACTGCGCTCCTCCAGCTGCGCCTCCGCGGCGAGCAGGTCCCCGCGGCCGAGGCGCACGGCCCCCTCCGGGTCGACGGGGGTCCGCGAGAGGACGGGGGCGGCGACGGCGTCGTCGGGCAGCTGAGTCAGCAGCCGCGCGGAGGGCCCGGCGGACGCCGCGTCACCCGTGGTGTCCAGCTCGACCACGCCGCTCTCGGCGATGTCCACCAGGACGTCGCGCAGCTCCTCCTCCGGTGCGACGACCGCGACCCGCCGCATCCGGACCGGTTCCATCGACTCACGCCACGGCATCGAAAGCCTCCAGCGCGGTCGGGCCGAGTGCGGCGGTACGGGCGGCCACCTCGAGCGCGGCCCGGACCCGCCAGGCATCGACCCCGAGGACGGCCACGGCGCCCACGACCACCTCCGGACCGGTGAGCGGGCGGCGCATCAGCGCGAACCCGTCGCGCTCCACCCGCGCCCACCAGAGGGCCTCGGCGCGCCACAGCCCGTCCGGCTCGGTGACGTCGGCCAGCGGCCAGCGGGCCTCCGCTGGCAGGGCGCGGCTGAGTGCGCCGACGCTGCGGGATCCGACCCAGCCGTCACCGAGCAGCGCCGCGCAGGTGCGCAGCTCCTGCGCCGACGGCCGGCGCCCGGCCAGGACGTACTCGCGTGCCACGAGCAGCGCCGCGGCCCCGGCTGCCCACGGATGCGCGTGCGGGACGACCGCGGCGACGCGGCGGGCCCAGGACAGCCGCATCCCCCGGCGGACGGTAGCCGGGTCGTCCCCGCCCGGGTCGCCCCACGCCGAGCGGGCGAGCAGGAGTCGCAGGTCCGCGGCCGACCGGGCCTGCGGGATCCGGGTGCTGACGACGGCCAGGGCGCCGAGCCGGAACGGCGGGGCGGTGCTCCGGCCGGCCAGCTCCCGCAGGCGCTCGTCGACGTCCGCGATCTCGAAGGCCCCCGCCAGGACGCGCAGCACGGACGCGTCGCCGTGCGGCACCCAGCCCCCGAGGACCCGCAGGTGCCACAGCGCGGTGGCCGCCGCCGCGTGCTGCGCGGCAGCCAGGTCCTGGCCGGCCCGCACGTCGTGTCCGTACGAGGTCGCCGCGAGCCGATCGACGGCGGCGGGGAGGTCCGGCAGCGCGGCGAGCGCGCGTGCCCCGGCGGCCCCGAGACGCCGCCGGGACATCGCCCGCGCCCGCACGCTGGCGGCCACCCAGGAGGTGCTCATCGGAGGCCTCCCGCGTGCGCTCCCTCCCCCGCTGCGGCGCGTGCGGAGGTCACGACCCCCGCCAGCTCCCGTCGGGCGTCCGCCACGATCCGGTCGACCAGTGCCGGCATGCGCGCCGCTGCCGCGGCGGACACCCGGGCGGCCTCCGCAGCGGCCTCCTCGGCGCGCACCCGGCCCTCCTCCTGCGCCCGGCTGCGGGCTGCGGCGGCGACCGCGCGCCGCTCCCCCTCGGCATCCCTGCGCGCCTGGGCCAGCAGCGCTCGGGCCCGTTCGGCTGCCGCGTCCCGACGTCGCAGGGCCTCGGCGTCCGCGTCGGCACGGATCCGCGCCGCGAGTGCCTGGGTGTCCTCCAACTGCGCCAGCAGCGGTTCCAACTCGGCCGAGCGCTCGGCCACGCGGTCGGCCGGGACCCCGGCCAGGGCCGCCGCTCCCGGCGTGCCACTGGGCCGCAGCCGTTCGAGGAACTCGCGCGCGCCGACCACGGGTCACCTCCCGGAGGAAGACCCACCGTGCTTGCCATCATCGGGGCCGCATGTCCCCCACGGCAGGGGCGAAGGGCTCACGTGGGCGTGACAATGCCCTCGTGCGCACCGATGGGGAGAGGTTCGAGCCAGCGGACCGGGCCGACTGGCGGCGCTGGCTCGCGGTGAACCACGCCAGCGCGCCGCGGGTGTGGCTGGTGTCGGCGAAGAAGTCGTCCGGCCGCCAGCGGCTGTCCTACGACGACGCCGTCGAGGAGGCGCTGTGCTTCGGCTGGGTCGACAGCACGGTGCGGCGGGTGGACGACGACCGGAACGAGCAGCTGTTCACCCCGCGACGCCGGGGCGGCACGTGGGCGGCGACGAACAAGGCCCGGGTCGCGCGGCTGACCGCCGACGGGCTCATGGCCGAGGCCGGGCTGGCCGCGGTCGCGGCCGCACAGGCGGACGGATCCTGGACGCTGCTCGACGACGTCGAGGCGCTGCGGCTGCCCGACGACCTCGTCGCCGCACTGGCGGCCGATCCGTCGGCGGAACGCGGCTTCTCCGAACTGACCGTCTCGG
It includes:
- a CDS encoding V-type ATP synthase subunit A, which gives rise to MSGSVHLAAEGRAAHGLVRRVSGPLVEVEGLPDATMSEVVEIGPEHLMGEVVALTGGRATVQAYEYTGGLAPGALVTPRGEPLSAPLGPGLLGGVYDGLLRPLDGAGTWLSPGAPRHEDVRTWRFEPTMSRGDRVAAGGSLGTVTGSGPLRLRVLVPPGLSGAVDELVAGGPYEADTPLAVVGGHPVSMTQRWPVRVPRPYRRRLDGGRPLVTGQRVLDLLYPVALGGTAAVPGGFGTGKTVLLQQIAKWSRADVIVYVGCGERGNEMADVVSELTELVDPRSGGRLSERTVVVANTSNMPMMAREASIYTGVAVAEYFRDMGMHAVVIADSTSRWAEALREFASRSGELPAEEGYPAGLGSALAAFYERAGHVETLAGDDGSVTVIGAVSPPGGDVTEPVTANTERFVRSVWSLDRDLAYARHYPAVSWGASFSRDAGPVGSWHTAQGDPEWARRRGRVLALVADADRLDALADLVGVASLPGAERVVLLAGRLLREAVLQQSALSATDAACAPEKGAALVDAVLVVIDRAQSLIDAGVLAAQIEEVDWGPLVRARDETGPDDAAGVELRRDRMLAVLDGLVPGGGSP
- a CDS encoding ATP synthase subunit C → MTAWLLALPVLVVAAMATRVALRSGSGAAVRVLVAVNALLLLAALAVVVAVATADPGAAQSVSSAVIAADGDATAAAGSNWAALLGAAIAVAGSSIGAAIAVAYTGAAALATMSERPELFGRAMVIVGLSEGIAIYGLIVAVILIGNA
- a CDS encoding V-type ATPase 116kDa subunit family protein, with protein sequence MEPVRMRRVAVVAPEEELRDVLVDIAESGVVELDTTGDAASAGPSARLLTQLPDDAVAAPVLSRTPVDPEGAVRLGRGDLLAAEAQLEERSAAAVHRGLVAGVTGWVPEEQVAPLAAALEPRGAAVVPLPAPRGVDPPTLVHTRGGLNRSFAPLMDTYATVPYVDVDPTVVAGLAFVVMYGMMFADAGQGALLVLGGLLLRLGRPRRLSRFRSIWPFLVGAGVSATFFGVLFGEFFGPTGVLPVLWIEPLEEPVLLLLVSVGIGACLLSGAYVLGTVNRWREGGWRYALVAPSGIAGIALFLGLGLLALGAYAGTGWLVWAGVGIACAGLVLAYVGLYAGSGGGAGGAAQAGVELFDGVIRLGTNLVSFARLAAFGLAHAALGAIVWQGTTALWDVGSVPAALGAVLLFVVGNVLTFTLQAVVAGVQALRLEYYELFSRVFVAEGRPFQAWHLPVSSERAP
- a CDS encoding YdeI/OmpD-associated family protein — its product is MRTDGERFEPADRADWRRWLAVNHASAPRVWLVSAKKSSGRQRLSYDDAVEEALCFGWVDSTVRRVDDDRNEQLFTPRRRGGTWAATNKARVARLTADGLMAEAGLAAVAAAQADGSWTLLDDVEALRLPDDLVAALAADPSAERGFSELTVSVRKQALWWIVSAKREDTRARRIAAVVAAAREGRGPG